One Oryza sativa Japonica Group chromosome 8, ASM3414082v1 DNA window includes the following coding sequences:
- the LOC136351605 gene encoding uncharacterized protein produces the protein MSGQAGDGNNGDKGAKIPYDYPSTSTSYNPEDPTKEDDENEHKNAQAANAILSALSGSEFNRVDGIESAKVIWYTLRNLHEGTYSVRESKVEILKGQFERFVMLDGESPSDMYDRLSKIVNEIKGLDSKDMTDEVVVKKMVRAITPRNSTLVTIIRERPDYKTLTPHDLLGCILTHDMLVQESKDVIQYINQSSTASIKNEDLALKAKEEEEENRKSKSKAEINDEEMALFVKKFGKFMRRSGFFKGGSSKHYSNKSSGRHSAKVCYVCKAPGHFIVDCPHLKDGSHIKEDKKKSEKKDEKKEKHKHSKREHYGQAHLGMIFGSDSESSSSDEEGVATFAVKPSSPPRLFDYSSDEDAPVCLMAKEPKVPSPHKSFNVDLVSDEEDEVMDDELFKSITKESLPHLSELLGRIKDQYGTLERQESLLIRKKERSHELKSELAKEREKNEALQNEKLMGLLHNGLLKCHMGSKALKEYLDYQRDNFNHEGLGYVPPPKGKVDKSVMIKRPQGLSNFVKAKSIIPNDYASHCSFDASYVLRKNASGRIVAKYVGPRGKNISIKREYVSGGRSWVIDSGCTNHMTGEESMFSTLDPNGTSQDNIVFGDNGKGKVMGLGNIAISNDLSIANVLLVKSLNYNLLSVSQLCSMGYNCLFTDVDVTVYRRNDSSVVFKGVLKGKLYLVDFSSSKAKHETCFVAKSNTGWLWHRRLAHVGMRNLHKLLKHDHILGLTNIQFEKDRVCSTCQAGKQIGAHHPVKNVMTTTRLLELLHMDLFGPIAYLSIGGNKYGLVIVDDFSRFTWVFFLHDKSETQAIFKKFARRAQNEFDLKINKARSSKFAPKVDEGFLLGYGSNEYAYRVFNKTSGIVEIARDVTFDETNGSQVEQVDSHVLGEEEDPSEAIKRLALGDVRPREPQQGASSSTQVEPPTSTQADDPSISSLDQGEEGEQVPPSPINLARPRIHQSIQRDHPTNNILGDINKGVSTRSRIANFCEYYSFVSSLEPLRVEEALNDPDWVMAMQEELNNFTRNEVWTLVERPRQNVIGTKWIFRNKQDEAGVVIRNKARLVAQGFTQIEGLDFGETFAPVARLESIRILLAFATNLNFKLYQMDVKSAFLNGPINELFFLGLQIKQLKEGTFICQTKYLKDMLKKFGMENAKPIHTPMPSNGHLDLNKQVIGPVERMRFLRLRGWLGGLLKLMVVVVMLNLDDLHNLQIPANTEFLPLYTPNDPNVVLGKVDGLKPYFAYLNRMFRRSFVPKDGDASSINHLSRTVLLRFDPPPHRFHVYHFVWEEIRMASIQYKKGLVYAPHIMRMIETVTQLQFRHDVTHSQLHLRLLKAPRSSAARDIPSSSTQPPPAPERPASVARREPSPLFRILRSLFGLCSAKAKKNRRLRNSAKKTARDVKFLKARYYEDHHIDIPPSPPGFEAEPDEPEDEAIEDPFAGLPSDFDFFGYGHGYGYPPPPPPEDPPQAPFA, from the exons ATGTCGGGCCAAGCGGGGGATGGGAACAATGGTGATAAGGGAGCTAAGATCCCTTATGACTATCCCTCCACATCTACATCTTAT AATCCCGAAGATCCCAccaaggaggacgacgagaacGAGCACAAGAACGCTCAAGCCGCTAATGCAATACTTAGCGCCTTGAGTGGAAGTGAGTTCAACCGTGTGGATGGCATTGAGAGTGCCAAAGTGATTTGGTACACGCTTCGGAACTTGCATGAAGGCACGTATAGTGTTCGTGAGTCCAAGGTGGAGATCCTCAAGGGGCAATTTGAGAGATTTGTGATGTTAGATGGTGAGAGCCCAAGCGACATGTACGACCGGTTAAGCAAGATCGTCAATGAAATCAAGGGACTTGACTCCAAGGACATGACCGATGAGGTTGTGGTCAAGAAGATGGTTCGAGCAATCACTCCAAGGAACTCTACCTTGGTGACCATCATTCGTGAGCGTCCGGACTACAAGACTCTCACACCTCATGATTTGCTCGGATGCATCCTTACCCATGACATGCTCGTGCAAGAGTCTAAGGATGTCATCCAATACATCAACCAAAGCTCAACCGCAAGCATCAAGAATGAAGACTTGGCTTTGAaggcaaaggaagaagaagaagagaaccgcaagagcaagagcaaggcGGAGATCAATGATGAAGAGATGGCTCTCTTCGTCAAGAAGTTCGGCAAGTTCATGAGGCGAAGCGGCTTCTTCAAGGGAGGATCTTCCAAGCACTACTCCAACAAGTCAAGTGGAAGACACTCCGCAAAAGTGTGCTACGTGTGCAAAGCGCCTGGACACTTCATTGTGGATTGCCCCCACCTCAAGGATGGTTCCCACATCAAGGAAGATAAGAAGAAGAGTGagaagaaggatgagaagaaggagaagcacAAGCATAGCAAGAGGGAACATTATGGCCAAGCTCACCTTGGGATGATCTTCGGCTCCGACTCCGAGTCAAGCTCAAGTGATGAAGAAGGAGTCGCCACGTTTgccgtcaagccttcatcaccacCGAGACTCTTCGACTACTCAAGTGATGAGGATGCTCCCGTTTGCCTCATGGCAAAGGAGCCTAAGGTACCTTCTCCTCACAAGTCATTTAATGTTGATCTTGTTAGtgatgaggaggatgaggttATGGATGACGAATTGTTCAAGTCCATAACTAAGGAATCCCTACCACACTTGAGTGAGTTGCTTGGGAGAATTAAGGACCAATATGGAACTCTTGAGAGGCAAGAGAGTTTGCTCATTCGTAAGAAAGAGCGGTCTCATGAACTCAAGAGTGAGCTTgctaaagagagagagaaaaatgaggcATTG CAAAATGAGAAGCTTATGGGACTCCTTCACAATGGCCTACTTAAGTGCCATATGGGTAGTAAGGCCCTAAAGGAGTACCTAGACTATCAAAGGGACAACTTCAACCATGAGGGTCTTGGGTATGTTCCTCCACCAAAAGGAAAGGTGGACAAGAGTGTGATGATCAAGAGGCCCCAAGGTCTTAGCAATTTTGTTAAGGCCAAAAGTATCATTCCTAATGATTATGCTTCACATTGTTCTTTTGATGCATCTTATGTTCTTAGGAAGAATGCTAGTGGTCGTATTGTTGCTAAGTATGTAGGCCCAAGGGGCAAGAATATTTCTATCAAGAGA GAATATGTCTCCGGTGGAAGAAGTTGGGTGATTGATAGTGGATGCACAAATCACATGACTGGAGAAGAATCAATGTTTTCAACTCTTGATCCAAATGGCACTTCACAAGATAACATAGTTTTCGGGGACAACGGAAAGGGAAAGGTTATGGGATTGGGTAACATTGCAATATCTAATGATCTTTCCATTGCCAACGTTCTCTTGGTAAAATCTCTAAACTACAATCTTTTGTCTGTTTCTCAATTATGTTCTATGGGTTACAATTGTCTTTTTACCGATGTTGATGTGACCGTCTATAGAAGGAATGATTCCTCGGTAGTCTTTAAGGGTGTCCTCAAGGGAAAGCTTTACCTTGTGGATTTTTCCTCAAGTAAAGCCAAACATGAGACATGCTTTGTGGCTAAGTCCAACACGGGGTGGCTTTGGCATcggaggctagcccatgttggtaTGAGGAATCTTCACAAGCTTCTAAAGCACGATCACATCCTTGGACTAACAAATATTCAATTTGAGAAAGATAGGGTGTGTAGCACATGTCAAGCCGGCAAACAAATTGGAGCACATCACCCCGTCAAGAATGTGATGACCACTACAAGACTATTGGAGCTTCTCCACATGGACCTCTTCGGACCAATTGCTTATCTAAGCATTGGAGGTAACAAATATGGTcttgttattgttgatgacttttcacgCTTCACGtgggtgttctttttgcatgacaAGAGTGAGACACAAGCTATCTTCAAGAAGTTTGCAAGAAGAGCACAAAACGAGTTCGACCTCAAGATCAATAAGGCTAGATCCTCTAAGTTCGCTCCTAAAGTGGATGAGGGATTCTTGCTTGGGTATGGGTCAAATGAATACGCATACCGCGTTTTCAACAAAACCTCCGGTATTGTTGAGATCGCGCGTGATGTGACATTTGACGAAACTAATGGCTCTCAAGTAGAGCAAGTTGACTCACATGTGTTAGGTGAAGAAGAGGATCCGAGCGAAGCAATCAAAAGATTGGCTCTTGGGGACGTACGTCCTAGGGAGCCACAACAAGGAGCCTCTTCCTCAACACAAGTGGAGCCACCTACATCAACCCAAGCCGACGATCCCTCTATCTCAAGCTTGGATCAAGGTGAAGAAGGCGAGCAAGTGCCACCCTCACCGATCAACTTAGCTCGCCCAAGAATCCACCAAAGTATCCAAAGAGATCATCCCACCAACAACATCTTAGGAGACATCAACAAGGGAGTATCCACTCGTTCTCGTATTGCAAATTTTTGTGAGTATTACTCGTTTGTGTCTTCTCTTGAACCTCTAAGGGTGGAAGAAGCTCTTAATGatccggattgggtgatggcGATGCAAGAGGAGTTGAACAATTTCACCCGGAATGAAGTGTGGACTTTGGTGGAGCGACCTCGGCAAAATGTGATTGGCACAAAGTGGATCTTCCGCAACAAACAAGACGAGGCCGGGGTCGTAATAAGGAACAAGGCGAGGTTAGTGGCGCAAGGGTTCACCCAAATCGAAGGATTAGATTTCGGTGAAACTTTTGCGCCGGTAGCTAGACTTGAGTCGATTCGCATATTGCTTGCTTTTGCTACTAACCTCAATTTTAAGCTatatcaaatggatgtcaaaagcGCCTTCCTCAACGGGCCTATCAACGAGTTG TTCTTCCTCggccttcaaatcaagcaactcaaggaaGGAACTTTCATTTGCCAAACAAAGTATTTGAAGGACATGCTTaagaagtttgggatggagaacgCCAAGCCAATCCACACTCCCATGCCATCAAATGGCCACCTCGACCTCAACAAGCAAG TGATTGGTCCGGTGGAGAGGATGCGGTTCCTCAGGTTGCGCGGGTGGCTCGGCGGTCTACTCAAGctcatggtggtggtggtgatg CTCAACCTTGATGACCTTCATAATCTTCAAATTCCTGCCAACACAGAATTTCTTCCCCTTTACACTCCAAATGATCCAAATGTGGTGTTGGGCAAGGTCGACGGCCTCAAGCCATACTTTGCCTACTTGAACCGGATGTTTCGCCGGTCTTTTGTGCCTAAGGATGGTGATGCTAGCAGCATTAACCACCTTTCTAGGACCGTGCTTCTCCGGTTTGATCCCCCTCCTCACCGCTTCCATGTCTATCACTTTGTGTGGGAGGAGATTCGCATGGCTTCAATTCAGTACAAGAAGGGGTTGGTCTATGCCCCTCACATTATGCGGATGATCGAGACTGTGACTCAACTCCAGTTTCGCCATGATGTGACTCATTCTCAGCTTCACTTGCGCCTTCTTAAGGCCCCCCGCTCCTCAGCTGCTCGGGACATACCCTCCTCTTCCACTCAGCCGCCTCCTGCTCCTGAGCGCCCTGCCTCTGTGGCTCGTCGTGAGCCGTCTCCCTTATTCCGCATTTTGCGGAGTCTTTTTGGTCTTTGCTCCGCGAAGGCCAAAAAGAACCGCCGATTGCGGAATTCGGCGAAGAAAACGGCTCGTGATGTCAAGTTCCTCAAGGCAAGGTATTATGAGGACCACCACATTGATatccctccttctcctccgggTTTCGAGGCCGAGCCCGATGAGCCAGAGGATGAAGCGATTGAGGATCCTTTTGCTGGGTTGCCTTCCGATTTTGACTTCTTTGGATATGGCCATGGCTATGGCTAtcctcctccaccccctccaGAGGATCCTCCTCAGGCGCCCTTCGCTTGA